The following proteins are encoded in a genomic region of Myxosarcina sp. GI1:
- a CDS encoding DUF411 domain-containing protein → MSKLLSTITITSVAIASVIGGGIYWTSTQGVSDNSAVANDAHTATLASVWDRETEPNYTGTKDLTVYRSPTCGCCGVWLEHAQKHGFKVEDIKTEQMEALKQKHNVPSQLASCHTTIVDGYVMEGHIPVDDIKRFLTEKPEGFIGLAVPGMPLGSPGMEARDMKQPFQVLAFNQQGEVKIFNEYESY, encoded by the coding sequence ATGTCAAAACTATTATCGACAATAACTATTACTTCAGTAGCGATCGCAAGCGTAATTGGTGGCGGAATTTACTGGACTTCTACTCAAGGAGTTAGCGATAATTCGGCAGTTGCCAACGATGCTCACACCGCTACTTTAGCCAGCGTTTGGGATAGAGAAACCGAACCCAACTATACAGGAACAAAAGATCTTACCGTCTATCGCTCTCCTACCTGTGGTTGTTGTGGTGTATGGCTCGAACACGCCCAGAAGCATGGCTTCAAGGTTGAAGATATCAAAACCGAACAGATGGAAGCGTTGAAGCAGAAACATAACGTACCGTCTCAGCTTGCATCTTGCCATACAACTATTGTCGATGGCTACGTCATGGAAGGACATATACCTGTCGATGACATCAAACGCTTTTTAACCGAAAAACCAGAAGGATTTATCGGTTTAGCCGTACCAGGGATGCCTTTGGGTTCTCCAGGAATGGAAGCAAGAGATATGAAACAACCATTCCAGGTTTTGGCATTTAACCAACAAGGAGAAGTAAAGATATTCAACGAATACGAATCTTACTAA
- a CDS encoding multicopper oxidase family protein, producing the protein MVKMNRRQFLTLSAASAGTAIFAGCTQGRANNTQAASNLSSDLPQIYQSQDSLLELDLSASESPVNLGNKQAYLLTYNGQVPAPRLEAYPGDRVKIHFTNNLSQATNIHYHGLHIPITGNADNVFLQIEPGEQLTYEFTIPENHPAGTFWYHPHLHGLVAEQLFGGLAGLFIVRGELDEIPEIKAAQEEFLVLQDFSLDGDGRLMGSSHMSLMSGREGDIITVNGRVNPDLTLPAGKLLRLRILNASPSRFYRLALEEGTFYQIATDGGALNEPVEVDELLLTPGQRVEVLVQGKPESGRYRLLNLPYDRGGMGMMGGMMGRGMMGGSDNPMALATIDYEATVEFPVPTKLANISTLPEPKTVRRFELNHGMNPTVGMAFLINGQPYKSDRLDTKVQLDTVEDWEISNTGVMDHPFHVHGNAFQVISRNGQSEPLAAWRDTVLVKRGETVRVRIPFNDFTGKTVYHCHVLDHEDLGMMGNLTIEA; encoded by the coding sequence ATGGTTAAAATGAATCGTCGTCAGTTTCTAACACTGAGTGCTGCTAGTGCGGGAACTGCTATTTTTGCTGGCTGTACCCAAGGGCGAGCCAATAACACTCAAGCTGCATCAAATTTATCTTCTGATTTACCGCAGATATATCAAAGTCAAGATAGTTTATTAGAACTAGATTTGTCAGCTAGCGAAAGTCCCGTTAATCTGGGTAACAAACAAGCCTATCTACTAACCTATAACGGACAAGTTCCTGCCCCCCGCTTAGAAGCCTACCCAGGAGACAGAGTAAAGATTCATTTTACTAATAATCTGTCTCAAGCGACTAATATTCACTATCACGGTTTGCATATACCCATTACGGGCAATGCGGATAACGTTTTTCTTCAGATCGAACCAGGAGAACAACTAACCTACGAATTTACTATCCCTGAGAATCATCCAGCAGGAACGTTTTGGTATCATCCTCATCTACACGGTTTAGTCGCCGAACAGCTCTTTGGTGGTTTGGCGGGTTTGTTTATCGTGCGGGGAGAATTAGATGAAATACCCGAAATCAAAGCAGCACAGGAAGAGTTTTTAGTGCTGCAAGATTTTTCTTTAGATGGTGATGGCAGACTAATGGGTTCGAGTCATATGTCTCTAATGTCGGGAAGAGAAGGAGATATAATTACGGTCAATGGTAGGGTTAATCCCGATCTTACTTTGCCAGCAGGTAAATTGTTGCGCCTGCGTATACTAAATGCCTCTCCTTCTCGTTTTTATAGGCTGGCTTTGGAAGAAGGTACTTTCTACCAAATTGCCACCGATGGCGGTGCGTTAAATGAACCAGTAGAGGTTGACGAATTATTGCTAACGCCAGGACAACGAGTCGAAGTTTTAGTACAAGGCAAACCAGAATCGGGTCGATATCGCCTGCTTAATTTACCCTATGACCGAGGTGGGATGGGGATGATGGGCGGGATGATGGGTAGAGGGATGATGGGAGGTAGCGACAATCCTATGGCATTAGCTACGATTGATTATGAAGCTACGGTTGAATTCCCCGTACCGACAAAGTTAGCTAACATTTCCACTCTACCCGAACCTAAAACAGTAAGGCGTTTTGAACTCAATCACGGCATGAATCCTACGGTGGGTATGGCGTTTTTAATCAACGGACAACCATATAAAAGCGATCGCCTAGATACCAAAGTCCAACTCGACACGGTAGAAGATTGGGAGATAAGCAATACAGGAGTTATGGATCATCCCTTTCACGTTCACGGCAATGCTTTTCAGGTAATTAGTCGCAACGGTCAATCCGAACCATTAGCTGCTTGGCGGGATACGGTATTGGTCAAAAGAGGCGAAACCGTTCGCGTTCGTATTCCCTTTAATGATTTTACGGGCAAAACAGTCTATCACTGTCATGTTCTCGACCATGAAGATTTGGGCATGATGGGTAATTTAACGATTGAGGCTTAA